The Athalia rosae chromosome 7, iyAthRosa1.1, whole genome shotgun sequence genome window below encodes:
- the LOC105689653 gene encoding follicle cell protein 3C-1 produces MQVGILIALLCMGHIYASETTNEPGTCSASDAPTTESPIGCVCGVFLSGQFKKNSKDQPKGNPAMLHEHPDTFPCTIVGNKLCTNKCLDTIVKYLPNSPAILCGSIDRDCHKERAYLFIKNCKDEWMNTNLSAGREYCSCVLDIGCSTLRTY; encoded by the exons ATGCAAGTAGGAATCCTAATAGCATTGTTGTGTATGGGACACATCTATGCTTCTGAAACTACGAACGAACCAGGAACATGCTCAGCTTCTGATGCTCCCACAACTGAAAGTCCGATTGGCTGCGTATGTGGGGTATTCTTGAGCGGACAGTtcaaaaaaaacagcaaagaCCAACCCAAGGGCAACCCAGCTATGCTTCATGAACATCCTGACACTTTTCCTTGCACTATTGTTGGCAACAAACTATGCACCAATAAGTGCCTTGATACT ATTGTGAAGTATTTGCCAAACAGTCCAGCTATTCTCTGCGGATCTATCGATCGTGATTGTCACAAAGAGAGG GCGTACctattcataaaaaattgCAAGGATGAATGGATGAATACTAATCTCTCAGCTGGACGAGAATATTGCT CCTGCGTTCTTGACATTGGATGCTCTACGCTCAGGACTTATTAG
- the LOC105689652 gene encoding (R)-specific enoyl-CoA hydratase-like, translating into MSLQMSSKLLGSCGRLKKYYCTKISIGSIVVGNLKNLKVGNRVRVSKLITEYEILKFADLTLDYNPIHITSQKKIVHGAYLNGLVSGVIGTKLPGAGTIVVEQLLRFPNPCYAGDTIEITVEVVSIRKIIKCKYKCVANMERLVLEGEAKLILGESTIQKIGTGK; encoded by the coding sequence ATGAGCCTCCAAATGAGTAGCAAGCTGCTGGGCTCctgtggaaggctgaaaaaatattactgtacaaaaatttcaataggTTCTATAGTGGTaggtaatttaaaaaatttgaaggtgGGCAATCGCGTTCGAGTGTCGAAGCTGATAACCGAATATGAAATTCTAAAGTTTGCCGACCTTACCCTAGACTATAATCCAATTCATATCAcctctcaaaaaaaaatcgttcatgGTGCATATCTCAATGGTTTAGTTTCTGGAGTGATTGGTACAAAATTGCCAGGTGCTGGAACGATAGTTGTCGAACAGCTCCTTAGATTTCCTAATCCCTGTTATGCCGGCGACACCATTGAGATTACGGTAGAAGTGGTCAGCATCAGAAAGATTATAAAGTGCAAGTATAAATGTGTAGCCAATATGGAGAGATTAGTTCTAGAAGGAGAGGCAAAACTCATATTGGGGGAATCAACTATACAAAAAATCGGTACAGGAAAATAG
- the LOC105689650 gene encoding armadillo repeat-containing protein 7-like isoform X2, producing the protein MFTTKQKLIERTGKNKIGRFEFLKLLVEEFRTSKSKAKTQVLANLANFAYDPLNYEYLRQLRVIDLFLHLLSGDNKEFVRFAIGGICNLCLDPENKEYINHSHGPQIISSLLTSTDEETILSVITTLMFLMTPNSNPLINSPETIHSMLCFSEDSNPRIRNLASIFLKDYCSEVEVEKVKLNPPAISVSEIPLPR; encoded by the exons ATGTTTACGACCAAGCAGAAACTCATAGAACGGacagggaaaaataaaattggccGATTTGAATTCCTCAAACTCCTCGTCGAGGAATTCAGAACGTCGAAATCAAAAG CAAAGACTCAAGTCTTAGCTAATTTGGCAAATTTTGCCTATGATCCTTTAAACTACGAGTATCTCCGTCAACTACGAGTCATCGATCTTTTTCTCCACTTACTTTCCGGAGATAATAAGGAATTCGTTCGCTTTGCTATTGGAGGGATCTGCAATTTGTGTTTAG AtccagaaaataaagaatacaTCAACCATAGCCATGGTCCACAGATAATATCTTCCCTTTTAACATCCACTGACGAAGAAACTATTTTATCGGTCATTACCACGCTGATGTTCTTAATGACCCCAAATTCCAATCCGCTTATAAACAGCCCCGAGACTATACACTCTATGTTATGTTTCTCAGAGGATTCAAACCCAAGAATACGAAATTTAGCCTCAATATTTCTCAAGGACTACTGTTCTGAGGtagaagttgaaaaagttaAACTTAATCCGCCCGCTATATCAGTGTCTGAAATTCCACTGCCACGCTAG
- the LOC105689650 gene encoding armadillo repeat-containing protein 7-like isoform X1: MFTTKQKLIERTGKNKIGRFEFLKLLVEEFRTSKSKEAKTQVLANLANFAYDPLNYEYLRQLRVIDLFLHLLSGDNKEFVRFAIGGICNLCLDPENKEYINHSHGPQIISSLLTSTDEETILSVITTLMFLMTPNSNPLINSPETIHSMLCFSEDSNPRIRNLASIFLKDYCSEVEVEKVKLNPPAISVSEIPLPR, from the exons ATGTTTACGACCAAGCAGAAACTCATAGAACGGacagggaaaaataaaattggccGATTTGAATTCCTCAAACTCCTCGTCGAGGAATTCAGAACGTCGAAATCAAAAG aaGCAAAGACTCAAGTCTTAGCTAATTTGGCAAATTTTGCCTATGATCCTTTAAACTACGAGTATCTCCGTCAACTACGAGTCATCGATCTTTTTCTCCACTTACTTTCCGGAGATAATAAGGAATTCGTTCGCTTTGCTATTGGAGGGATCTGCAATTTGTGTTTAG AtccagaaaataaagaatacaTCAACCATAGCCATGGTCCACAGATAATATCTTCCCTTTTAACATCCACTGACGAAGAAACTATTTTATCGGTCATTACCACGCTGATGTTCTTAATGACCCCAAATTCCAATCCGCTTATAAACAGCCCCGAGACTATACACTCTATGTTATGTTTCTCAGAGGATTCAAACCCAAGAATACGAAATTTAGCCTCAATATTTCTCAAGGACTACTGTTCTGAGGtagaagttgaaaaagttaAACTTAATCCGCCCGCTATATCAGTGTCTGAAATTCCACTGCCACGCTAG
- the LOC105689645 gene encoding arylsulfatase B-like, translating into MVMRFLVASLALLLGAYVACDHTREHYTREPKEYQTPPHIIVIMADDLGWNDVGFHGSNQIPTPNIDALAYNGVILNRHYVLPSCTPSRAAFLTGRYPIRMGMQGAGIKAGEPRGIPLEIRTLPEHLQGLGYVTRLIGKWHVGYHTPQHTPLHRGFDSFLGFYNSHITYYDYKYEQGNLSGFDMHRGSDPAWRDQGEYATDLFTEEALRIIDSHDPMRPLYLQISHLAVHPPLEVPMRDLRSDEFYHIREPNRRTFAAMVTRLDDSVGRVVASLGSKGLLKDSLILFLTDNGATPVGKFRNWGSNWPLRGTKYTLYEGGVRGVAAVWSPRLYETTRVSEQLIHMTDWLPTLYAAAGGNLRDLGDLDGVNQWPALSEGRAGTRHTMLLNIDEVSGTEAAIQGRFKLLRGSYSRGYYDGYHGESGRYLENLPYNTTLVLGSTVSKSITTYLGGPVTQPSAMVVLRLKASVECSGYSGQLRRGNFDACNETECLFDIVNDPCETKNIAKDYQKMVTQLDLFLEQHGNVLTKQALMPVDWHADPRSFNGTWEPWLSPEAMLYAFTNAATAVSTLAVCAHIGMVLLIVGLRAFL; encoded by the exons atggTGATGCGATTCCTCGTTGCCAGCTTGGCTCTCCTGTTGGGCGCGTACGTCGCCTGTGACCACACTCGGGAACATTATACCCGCGAGCCGAAGGAGTACCAGACACCACCTCACATCATCGTAATAATGGCCGATGATTTG gGATGGAATGATGTTGGATTTCACGGTTCAAACCAAATACCGACACCAAACATAGACGCCCTTGCCTACAATGGGGTGATTTTGAATAGACACTACGTTTTGCCTTCATGCACGCCTTCAAGAGCGGCATTTCTAACGGGGCGGTATCCCATCCGTATGG GGATGCAGGGCGCCGGAATAAAGGCTGGAGAACCACGTGGTATTCCTCTAGAGATTCGCACCCTTCCCGAACATCTTCAAGGACTCGGTTACGTTACAAGATTAATTGGAAAATGGCACGTCGGATATCACACGCCGCAGCACACGCCGTTGCATCGAGGCTTTGATTCTTTCCTTGGTTTTTATAACAGCCACATTACTTATTATGACTACAAGTACGAGCAAGGG AATTTAAGCGGGTTCGATATGCATCGAGGAAGTGATCCGGCCTGGAGAGACCAGGGCGAATACGCCACAGATCTTTTCACCGAAGAAGCGCTGAGAATCATCGACTCCCACGATCCAATGCGGCCCCTTTACCTGCAGATTTCCCATCTGGCTGTTCATCCACCTCTTGAAGTTCCTATGCGCGATTTGAGGAGCGATGAATTTTATCACATTCGGGAACCAAATCGACGAACATTCGCCG CCATGGTGACGCGCCTCGACGATTCCGTTGGACGTGTGGTAGCCTCTCTTGGTTCTAAGGGTTTGCTGAAAGACTCACTGATTCTGTTCCTCACCGATAACGGGGCGACTCCCGTcggaaaatttagaaattggGGTTCCAACTGGCCGTTACGGGGT ACTAAGTACACTTTGTACGAGGGTGGAGTTAGAGGGGTAGCTGCCGTCTGGTCTCCGCGTCTTTACGAAACGACGCGTGTTTCGGAGCAACTCATTCACATGACGGACTGGCTGCCAACACTCTACGCCGCTGCTGGGGGCAATCTGAGGGACCTGGGCGACCTGGATGGGGTGAATCAGTGGCCGGCATTGAGTGAAGGTCGCGCTGGAACCAGGCACACGATGCTTTTAAACATCGACGAAGTGTCGGGAACAGAAGCTGCGATTCAAGGAAGATTCAAACTTCTTCGAG GATCTTACAGCCGGGGTTACTACGATGGTTACCACGGCGAGTCTGGTCGCTACCTGGAGAATTTACCGTACAATACAACCTTGGTCCTTGGTAGTACCGTCTCGAAAAGTATCACTACATATCTAGGAGGTCCGGTTACTCAACCCAGTGCAATGGTCGTTCTTCGATTGAAGGCGAGTGTCGAATGCAGCGGGTACTCAGGGCAGCTGCGCCGTGGAAATTTTGACGCCTGTAACGAAACCGAGTGCCTCTTTGACATCGTCAACGATCCctgcgaaacgaaaaatatcgcTAAAGATTATCAAAAG ATGGTAACGCAGTTGGATCTGTTTCTGGAGCAACATGGAAACGTGCTAACCAAACAGGCCTTGATGCCTGTGGACTGGCACGCGGATCCACGTAGTTTCAATGGGACGTGGGAGCCTTGGCTTAGTCCTGAAGCGATGTTGTATGCTTTTACAAATGCTGCGACAGCTGTAAGCACATTGGCAGTTTGCGCCCACATCGGTATGGTACTGCTGATAGTTGGATTGAGGGCATTTCTTTGA
- the LOC105689646 gene encoding arylsulfatase B-like, translating to MPCINFITGLILSTFFVSVFANNFGEENASSSSHAESYRPPHVIVIIADDLGWNDVSFHGSNQIPTPNIDALVANGIALNRHYVQPTCTPSRTAFLTGRYPIRSGMQGFPLMAGERWGIPLGIHLLPHHLKNLGYTTRLVGKWHVGYYSVDHTPCHRGFDSFLGYYSGYIKYFDHTIRQNNETGQDLHRDCPNASKVVRNRRYFTNIVTEEVENIISHHDVENPLYLQIAHLAPHSGEPENPVEVHDIHEVNAKFGYIKDIKRRKYAGMVARLDFSVGRTIRALKNRGMLENSIIIFTADNGAQTEGLHENYGSNYPLRGLKFSMFDGGVRSSACIYSPLLKNVSRVSDELMHITDWLPTIYSVAGGNVTDLGEIDGVNQWPALRDGSASPRNSLLLNIDEVTEVAGGIFGKFKLLKGHQNQYPDFYGNNSVADADDVPPYDPTSVLNSNAGRAIAGISNAFVTSEKIIELRNRATISCRPFDQFVRCTNKCLFDLINDPCETVDISAKHPKIVERIENDFRRYNAVLMPQSKSEFDPASSPRNFGGVWLPWVRSNSSTIVSSTG from the exons ATGCCGTGCATTAATTTTATAACCGGTTTAATACTGTCGACATTTTTTGTCAGTGTATTCGCTAATAATTTTGGTGAAGAAAACGCAAGTTCGAGTAGTCACGCTGAAAGTTACCGACCACCACATGTGATTGTAATTATCGCCGACGATCTG GGATGGAACGATGTCAGCTTCCATGGGTCCAATCAAATACCTACTCCGAACATCGATGCTCTTGTAGCGAATGGGATCGCATTGAACCGACACTATGTCCAGCCGACTTGTACACCGTCTAGGACCGCGTTTCTCACAGGACGTTATCCAATCCGGagtg GAATGCAAGGGTTTCCGCTGATGGCTGGCGAACGCTGGGGAATACCGTTGGGAATCCATTTGCTCCCACaccacctgaaaaatttggggtACACGACAAGATTAGTCGGAAAATGGCACGTCGGTTACTATTCGGTAGACCACACGCCGTGTCACCGAGGTTTCGACTCATTTTTGGGATACTACAGCGGTTACATAAAGTACTTCGATCACACAATAAGACAAAAC AACGAAACCGGTCAGGACCTTCATCGAGACTGCCCAAATGCCTCCAAGGTAGTGAGAAATAGGAGGTATTTCACGAATATAGTCACAGAGGAAGTAGAGAACATCATAAGCCACCATGATGTGGAAAATCCACTTTATCTTCAAATCGCTCATCTCGCACCGCACAGTGGGGAACCGGAAAATCCTGTTGAAGTACATGATATTCACGAAGTAAACGCCAAATTTGGATACATAAAGGACATTAAAAGGCGAAAATATGCCG GGATGGTGGCAAGGCTGGACTTTTCAGTTGGCCGTACCATTCGAGCTCTCAAGAACAGAGGGATGCTGGAGAAttcgataattatatttaccgCGGATAATGGGGCGCAAACGGAAGGTCTTCACGAGAATTATGGATCAAATTATCCTCTTCGCGGG CTCAAGTTTTCAATGTTTGACGGGGGGGTCAGATCGTCCGCGTGCATTTATTCTCCCTTACTGAAAAACGTTTCGAGAGTCTCCGATGAACTGATGCACATCACAGACTGGCTGCCTACGATCTATTCCGTCGCCGGAGGAAATGTAACCGATCTCGGTGAAATCGATGGGGTAAATCAGTGGCCTGCCCTCAGAGACGGATCGGCAAGTCCTCGAAATTCCTTGCTTCTGAACATCGACGAGGTCACCGAAGTCGCGGGTGgtattttcggaaaattcaagCTACTCAAAG GACATCAGAATCAATATCCCGATTTTTACGGCAACAACAGCGTAGCCGATGCCGATGATGTTCCTCCGTATGACCCAACATCCGTTCTGAACTCGAACGCTGGTAGGGCGATCGCCGGAATTTCGAACGCCTTCGTAACATCGGAGAAGATAATCGAGCTGCGGAATAGGGCTACAATTTCTTGCCGACCATTCGATCAATTCGTAAGGTGCACCAACAAATGTCTGTTTGACCTGATTAACGACCCCTGCGAGACCGTCGACATTTCTGCAAAACATCCCAAG atcgtaGAACGTATTGAAAATGACTTCAGGCGATACAATGCGGTTTTAATGCCACAATCTAAATCAGAATTCGATCCTGCTTCGTCCCCACGGAATTTCGGTGGCGTATGGTTACCGTGGGTCAGATCGAACAGTTCGACTATTGTGAGTTCCACGGGCTAG